A single Henriciella sp. AS95 DNA region contains:
- a CDS encoding M48 family metallopeptidase, whose protein sequence is MPEFSDTAITNTEGATPRRWIGSAGGVAKALVSTVAVAGVFFTAASCTTNPYTGEQQFAAYSDDQLSQLSAQAWQELKTETPTLSSGAQYQRVQRVWSRVAAATPKAGEPWDVQVFDSDQVNAFVMPGNRVGVYTGLLNIVENDDQLAAVLGHEVAHAIYRHANQRATRAAAASTAVQLGGAVLAGGSNGAVSADQVSALGSVAANLGVVLPYSRNAELEADLRGVDYMHGAGYDADAAVRLWEVMEASGGQRTADFLSTHPNPQYRREQIRKYIQQKGY, encoded by the coding sequence ATGCCAGAATTCAGCGACACAGCAATCACAAATACAGAAGGGGCGACACCTCGCCGATGGATAGGGTCTGCTGGCGGCGTCGCAAAAGCGCTGGTGTCTACGGTTGCCGTCGCTGGCGTGTTCTTCACCGCCGCGAGCTGTACGACCAACCCGTACACTGGCGAACAGCAATTCGCAGCCTATAGCGATGATCAATTGTCCCAGCTATCGGCCCAGGCCTGGCAGGAACTGAAAACCGAAACCCCAACGCTAAGCTCGGGGGCGCAGTATCAGCGGGTACAGCGCGTCTGGTCACGTGTCGCAGCTGCGACGCCGAAAGCTGGAGAGCCTTGGGACGTTCAGGTGTTTGATTCCGACCAGGTCAACGCATTCGTTATGCCAGGCAACCGGGTGGGCGTTTACACGGGTCTGCTGAACATCGTTGAGAATGACGACCAGCTTGCCGCCGTTCTCGGCCATGAAGTTGCCCACGCCATTTACCGCCACGCCAACCAGCGTGCGACCCGAGCCGCGGCGGCTTCAACGGCCGTACAGCTCGGCGGCGCTGTACTTGCCGGCGGATCGAATGGTGCCGTGAGCGCCGATCAGGTCAGCGCCTTGGGAAGTGTCGCAGCCAATCTCGGCGTCGTACTTCCTTATAGCCGGAACGCCGAACTCGAAGCGGACCTGCGGGGCGTCGATTACATGCACGGCGCCGGATATGATGCTGACGCTGCGGTCCGGCTTTGGGAAGTCATGGAAGCGTCCGGCGGACAGCGTACGGCCGACTTCCTGTCTACCCACCCCAATCCGCAGTACCGGCGCGAACAGATCCGCAAGTATATTCAGCAAAAAGGCTATTGA
- the rplK gene encoding 50S ribosomal protein L11, with protein MAKKLLGQLKLQIPAGAANPSPPVGPALGQRGINIMEFCKAFNAKTEKLEKGLPIPVVIDYYQDKSFTFVTKTPPASVLLKKAAGLKIGKPNSGAKHPGKDVAGKVTEAQCREIAEMKMPDLNANDLDAATEIIKGSARSMGLNVVG; from the coding sequence ATGGCGAAGAAACTCCTGGGGCAGCTCAAGCTCCAGATCCCGGCCGGTGCGGCCAACCCGTCTCCACCTGTTGGTCCTGCGCTCGGTCAGCGCGGCATCAACATCATGGAATTCTGTAAGGCCTTCAACGCGAAGACCGAAAAGTTGGAGAAGGGCCTGCCGATTCCGGTCGTGATCGACTATTATCAGGACAAGTCCTTTACCTTCGTAACGAAGACGCCCCCTGCGAGCGTTCTTCTGAAGAAGGCTGCTGGTCTCAAGATCGGCAAGCCTAACTCAGGCGCAAAGCATCCTGGCAAGGACGTTGCCGGCAAGGTGACCGAGGCCCAGTGCCGCGAGATTGCCGAGATGAAAATGCCTGACCTGAATGCAAACGACCTCGATGCGGCCACGGAGATCATTAAAGGCTCCGCGCGCTCCATGGGTCTCAACGTGGTGGGGTAA